From one Deltaproteobacteria bacterium genomic stretch:
- a CDS encoding cupin, whose protein sequence is AILVCIKGKGFSYTWPDTLGMRPWEEGRGDDVKQQTYEPVGMISAAPMRGDWFHQHFGTDPEGLRLLIFDGPYGPAFRRGGAPGGQAKDVGAVDTRDGGNAISYMDEDPQIRRTYEAELAANGMESRMPEWAYETRTPPEGALEPAAGF, encoded by the coding sequence GCGCCATCCTGGTGTGCATCAAGGGCAAGGGGTTCAGCTACACGTGGCCGGACACCCTGGGCATGCGGCCCTGGGAGGAAGGACGCGGCGACGACGTCAAGCAGCAGACCTACGAGCCCGTGGGCATGATCAGCGCCGCGCCCATGCGCGGCGACTGGTTCCACCAGCACTTCGGCACCGACCCGGAGGGGCTGCGCCTGCTGATCTTCGACGGCCCCTACGGACCGGCCTTCCGGCGCGGAGGCGCCCCGGGCGGTCAAGCCAAGGACGTGGGCGCGGTGGACACCCGCGACGGCGGCAACGCCATCTCCTACATGGACGAGGACCCTCAGATCCGGAGGACCTACGAAGCGGAGCTGGCCGCCAACGGCATGGAGAGCCGCATGCCCGAGTGGGCCTATGAGACGCGGACCCCGCCGGAAGGCGCGCTGGAGCCGGCAGCGGGGTTCTGA